A window of Fusarium musae strain F31 chromosome 1, whole genome shotgun sequence genomic DNA:
CAGGAACTCCTTCTAGTCGTGACTGAATGATCTTCATCAGTTGTTCGTGATTGTAACCAGGGAATGTGATACGTGTTAGACCTGGGTTTTTGGTTAATATTACAGCAATGTGTCAGATTGAGATAATACCTAGTCGACTGCTGATCTTATTGCTGAGGGTTCTTTCAGGAAGGTCCATGGTGTTTGCAACTGCAAGTACAATAAGACGGCTATGTCGCAAAGTGGGccagttgaagaagttgtacATGACGGCCTGATTCTTTGTGACTAGTTGGTCAAGCTCATCCATGAGTACAACGCAGGGAATTCGGCGAGGGCTAGGGTTGCTGAACTCTCGTTCCAGATGATCAAGAGCCTGCGCTGGACTGGCTCTCTCCCCTTTAAGGGCTTCCCAGAGAAGAGTATAGGATTGGTGAGGGTCCGTGATCTTCATACCATTGATCTCCACGAATATGAAATCGTCCAGCTCATCAGAACCTACAGCTTCCTCGAGCCTGGAGACGACCTCGCGGACCGTCGCTGTTTTCCCTGTTCCAGGTGTTCCagaaatataaatacagTTACCTGTGCCATCGGAAATAGCTGCTTCAAGATGAGAATAAACCAAAGAAAATTCTCCTTCCCGACAAGGAAGACTGGTTGGGACCGACGAGACATGCAGGCGAGATCGTGCTATCTGGAAAGGCGAAGATTCAACTTGACTGGGCGACAGTTTGCGCGTGGCCAAAGGCGTAAACTCAAGTCTCTTGCTTGCACTCCTATACGTAATTGTTAATAACCATTGCCATTGAGAGGGGCTTTCATCGCAAACCTTTTGACACGAGAGCCTGGTGTGGCTTGGCTCCTTCGTGAAGTTGGCGTAGCAGCTACCGAGCCCCGTCCTGTTTTGGTTGGTGTCTGCGGGATTTGAGCAGGATGGTAAGTATCATCAGAGGGTGATGGACTCCGAGCCTTTCGACGACGTCGTGTGACTTTTGTACCAGTCTTGACCCTATCCATCAAGGCGAACAAATCATTCTCACCCCCATATATTTCCTCCCATATAAACTCGTCTGTGTATGTGGCAGTGCGTGTATTGCAGCCTCGTCGACAGACAAAGACCTTACCAAAGTCTGGATCATTTCGAAGAACCTTACCCTGGGGGTATCTTGCAAGGAAACCATCTTGAGACATGATCTTAGCTTTGCCGTTGATTGATGCCAGGGGGTTGATATCCCATGATGGAGAGATATAGAGTTCATTCTATAACTTTTGATTAGTCTCCATCGAACAGCGTCAAGGGATTTCCAAAGCTGACTGGGTAGTAATCGGATCGTTTCTTGTCCCTACTTCGGATCTCCTTTTCACTCGAAAACCACATAAAGTTTGCTGCTTTCTCTCCCTCGCCATCGTCTTCAACAAATTCGCAGATTAGGGCGATCCAGGCCTCATTAGAGCCATCAGCTTTGAGCATGACAGTGTCTCCAATTTTGCATTCAAATTGGCCAATCCTTGCCCCGACAATCCTGTCGCCTGTCACCTTTCTTCGTTTTCTATCGTTCTGTGTTCCGTCACCTCGTTCGGTCGTTGTGGTAGAGTTGTAGATCCATTGCCATGATGGTTCTCCATCCGCAAGCTCATCGTCAGACAGATCTTGGGTAACTTTAGACAGTTGGCGCTTTGTATGTTCTTCTGAATTGATGGGGGCCATTATTCTGTCGTTATCCGGAGCCAGGTGCTGCCACAGCGATTCACGCGTCGCAGGAGACGCGACTGAAGTAAGGAACAAATAATTGGTTGCTATGGGCTATGCATATATCGGGGGTGTATAAGTAGCCAGATACtaaggtacggagtatacctaggtatgttGAGCAtacgtacctaggtaggtttAGGTGGGTTAAgtactacctaggtacctagtaggtagTGGAGAATCTTGATACTGTGCCTTACCTCCATGGTCGCATTATTGCTGCCTTTGCGCAACAAAATCATACCTAAAAAACAGAGTTGAAAGGAATTATAGGGAATTCTAATCTATATCTTACTCTTCCACCTTAATAATACTACTAGAACTAAAGTATTCTTTGaacttaataagtaatagtatattcAATTCTAAATAACTTCTTCTTACTCCGGCTGGTCAATACACTATCCTTACTCTTACCTATATCCATTGTACTAACTCAGACACCTCGTGGAATTCAAGAGAAGCTTTAGGCTACGTGAGGTGCATGCCATGCGTCTACTCCTAATTAATAACATTAATTAGACTTAGCCTACTATATATCATTACCTACGACGTGAGGTGGACAAACACCTGTGAGCTGAAAGCTGCGCAAGTGCCATGCAGGATGCAGGATAGCAAACGAGAAAGAGCAACCATGTTTTGCCAATAAGGTGGCAGTATCAGCTTTACGCTCAAACAAATACCTGTAAAACTGTTTGCTTCATCCCGAAGGTACCTCCCTTACCTAAGGCGGTCGCCCGGCTGTGATTCACTGGGCTGTTTCCAATGCACCTCTTCTCCCACCCCTTCCGCCTTCTCAACTCTCTCCAACGCAAGAATTCCCCATCGCTTTCAGTCACCTCAATATCTCCGGCCTGAGTCTCGGATAAAGATAAACATCGTCTGCTTGTCACAAGctcattcttctctgttCTCTCTTGGGTACCGGTGCTACGTGACGTTATGTATCAGGGCAGGGGAGGAGTCCCCTCGGGTAGAGGTGACCTCatgcctccaacttctctctCAAAGGCGCTCAAGTTTGCGTCGACGAAAAatgagaagttgaagacagCGAAGAACATTTACCAAGGTAGAGAAGACAAGATCCGGAAAGCCAAGGATGCTGAACACCTTGGCCGCCCACCGCCAGGAAAATATCTAGTACAGGTAAGGATCCTCTCGAATTCACTTCCAAGTTTATTTGACAACATCTGACGAAACTTGAAGGCGAGCCTTGCACTTCCAGGGCAACACTTGCTACCTGTTGCGTTGGATGAACCCGCGGCACTCGACGATATACGCAAAAAGTATCGAGTCTATATCACGCGGGATGTGCCAAATGTTCTCGAAATGCACTGCGATTCTGTCCATCGCCTCCAGAAGGCGTTTGAAGCGGTCAACTGGAGAATTCGGGACATGCGTCTATCTAACGACAGTTCTCCCACGCGCTTTCTTATACAGAGGCCAACTAAAGCGGCCGCCACTGACATGATTCAGTTGAAACTTGGAGCTCGCCCATCATTTCTTTCTAAAACCTCGAATCCTATCACTAAGGTCTCTTCAATGGATGAACATCTGCCAAGACTAGTGTCGGACCTGGCATCCTCGGCGGAAGGCCTCATGGCACTGAATAAGACCATGGGCTTGCGAGTCAGTTTCGGGCACCTTATCATTGCCAAGAGACCGAGAGGTACAGAAGATGAAATCACATTCGACCATTTCACCACACTTATGAACATGTATCCCAGTCGTGGAGGAGCCTCAATGGTAACCAGGTGAGCGAGGCTATATACTCAAATCGTATCACTATATCTGACACGCAATAGGCTTGGAGACGCTCACGAGGCGGAGAAACTCTTGCAGTATATCTCATGCCCAGAGGCAGGCATCTGCAAGAACATAAAGGACATGAGGCGAGGTTGTGAAGTGGTTGTAGTGGCTAACAGTCTGCAAATCAAGACTGAGGCCGACTACAACCCCCAACTTACGCAACTAGCAATGGTCCGCGCTACGAGGCCAGAGACCCGGGCACGTTGGAGTTGGACGACTGCTGCTCCTGACATGTACGTATTAttcgaagaaggaaaaatCCCATTGACTCATGTCTTGCTTGCACTTACAGGGAACACGATTGGAACATTCGAATGGATGCTTGGGACAAAGTGGACGTCCCAACAGAGTTTAGAGATCTTGCAAAGAGAATATCGGTTGTCTTCAAGCCAGACGAGGGCACCATTCTCCCTTTGCCAAATGTCGACACAAGTAAACTTGCGATCCCCGATGAACAATTCACTGAAATTCAGGCAAGATCTTGGGCAATCATTCCATTCAAAGAATCCCCCTatgtcctcaagatcaacatcaccaagactctAAAGGGATCTCGTACGATTGGGCAGCAAAATAGTACTTGGGGTGTTGAATTATACGCCCCCCACTGGGAGGAAAGTCTGAACTACTCCAGTGGTGGCCGAAAGGACTGGGGGGAGGGGCTCGAGAATATTTGGGAGGAAGGTGGTGATCTCCAGTCGAGGCTCAAATGCTTCTTGCGGACCATTATGGAGGTCCAAGCCCTCCTGAACAGCGTGCATGCTGGTACTGCCTTGTCATAGCAGGTACGCAAAGGTGATGCTGCGCCGCTTGGGGAATCACCGGATGATACCTACTAAACTGGCGTCTGGCTAATCTTAATGGTGCTTAGAATGATGAGAAGTTTTCAATTCTTCCTTTCAGGCCTGTTGAtcgccttgcccttggccaGCCATGATCTTTTGTCTCAAAACTGTTAGGGGTCATATTAGCCTTGCTCCTAGTAGAGGCTGCGAGAAAAGCATACCTTCTTCAATCGTTCGTGCATTTGTCTGCTTCCGTTGGACAATAACCTCGAGATCTTTCAGGTTATTTCccagctcctcaaccttgctCTCGTAGAACTTTTCGGCCGACTTGAGTTTCTGTATGGTGGTCAATCAGTGAACAGTTCCGAGCTTGCCAGGATCACAAATACCTTTTCAACCAAGAATCCAGTGCCTACATCCACCAATACAGTATCGGCATCTGTGAGCTCACCACGAACGTAGAGTGAGTTGGTGAGAGGAACCAGTACAGAGTTGGATCCTGGTGGAGCATGTCAGGTGCTATTCAGGAAGCGAGACAGTGCGCTGAGTGGGAAGCGGCTAAGCAGGTGAATTATGTACCTTCGGGAGCGGCAGCGCGGGTTTTCACGCATTGGAGGCAGTCTTTAAACTTGTTCTGGGCGGCATGGAGTTGTGCGAACGACGTCGTCAAGTGCTCGagctcttcatcaagctgcttcttgacttgGGCAAGCTGCTGGGGCTCTAGCGTATCGAGGTTGACTATAGCGCCAGTAGAGTCAGCAAATGGATATTCAGAATGAGTTACTGGGTAGCTTTACTGGTTTCTTGTCTTCCAGCCATCTTTTCGGTGTATACTGAAGTAGCGGCGGGCAGGCAGGAGTTGTCGTGAATTACTTCGAGGTGCCTTTGAATGCCCCTCCAAGGTCTCGCTTGAGCAATAAAATGACGTGGGGTTGTTGAATTCTACTAACGGGGGTGCTATAGGCACTGTCGCTGATTGATTTTGCCCGCACACCTCCTTGCTACTAACCTGTAAGGCACCTAATCTAGTAGGTAGCTGCATTATGATCTTAGGCAGGTAGGTACTGAAGTATTTAGTGGCCTTCTCTTCCATTGTTTTACCCTGATGCTTACATTTTAGTTaattcttttctctcttgaCTTGTTTGATTTTATCGATCTGTGTTGCTATGAACTGTGCTTTGTTTGATATACATTCGCTTCGAATGTAGTAGTTATGTGATACTAACTCAGGTCCATCCCTTAGAGCTGATTCAATAAATTTGAGATGAATTCTGGCAGAGCGTCAACCTTTACAGTTTCCTTGATCGAAAGTCGTCTGCATTGAACCTCGCAAGTTCCATTCTCTTTGTAAGATCTTCCCATGATAACCAAGACAGGAAACCCTACTATATCGgcatctttcatcttccagaCAAATGAACGCTGGCGATCATCGAGAACAACGTCCAAGCTATTACGCGAATTGTCGCCCGCGGCAAGCAAGTCGTAAATTCTCAGAGAGTCTTCGGCTAAGTCTGGTGTAGATATGATCGCAACCTCAAACGGTGCAATGGCTCGGGGCCAATTCAGTCCTTGCTCGTCCGCGAGAATCTCTGCAACAGCACCAAAGATTCTCGAAATGCCAACGCCATGGCAGCCCATTTGTAGAGGAATGCGACTCCCTGGGGCCAGTCCCTCTTCCGCAGCTGTCGCCGGAATCCCCGAGCGTGGTAAAGTGACACAGGCATCGAGTGGTACTGAATAGCGAGTTCCAAGTTGGAATGTGTGGCCGCATTCTAAAGCACGATGGATTTTTAATGCGCCATCTTCACATCGAGGGCAGGCATCGCCATCAATGATACGTGCCAAATTCAGCCCGCCACCAGAGGCTGTACTGCCAATTGTTGAATACTCAGATTGGAATCGTTGAAGATCTTTGGGTAACAACGGCAACTGGTCGCGAACCCTTTCAAATGCCGGTACAAGtcttccatcaacaacattgaTCACTTTTGTCGTTCCGCTCTCCAATGATACTCCCCAAAGTGGCAACGGATCCTCAATAGTGGCATCCAGCTCAGGGACAGCTGATTTGACAGCATGAAGATTGAGACCACTTTCTGCAGAGGTCCCCGATGGTCGAGGATACCAAGCATTGATCAAGGTTTTTCGGTCCTTAGAGATGCCTCGCCAAACACGGAAGTTGGACGCCGGAGGGCTCTCCGAACTATCATATGCCGGAGAGGGGGGCCGGAGAGCAGCGACTTCGTCGTTAGCCGTATAGCCACAAGAGTCACAATTTACCACGGTATCTTCTCCGACAGAACTCGGCAAGTGATATTCATGGCTCAAGTCACCGCCCATATCACCAGAGCTTGCCTCGGCCACAAGATATGGGAGTTTTAGCTCATCAAAGAAGGCGCGGTATGCTGCAGACACTTGACGATAGGTCTCCACAGCCTCAAGTGTTGTGAGGTCGAAAGTGTAGAGATCCTTCATCAGGAACTCCCGTGAGCGCAGAAGACCGTGGCGAGGGCGACGCTCATCACGGTATTTTCGGGCTGGGAAACGTCAGTAGGTTTAGCATCAATGTTGGAGATATAAATGCGAACTGATCTGGTAAAGTCGGATTGGGAGGTCCTTGTATGAATTGACGATTCCGGCGACAAGCGTGGtgatctcctcctcgtgtGTGGGCGACAATATCAGCGGAGTATCTTTACGATCTTTGAGTCGGAAAAGCTGAATGAGTCAGCCCATACCGCTTCATCAAAACTCTAGGCTCTTACCTCCGGCGCAACAGATTCAAGACGATCACTCTTTCGCCACAGTTCTTCTGATGAAATGGTTGACAGAGATAATCTCGATGCACCTATGGATAACTTTTAATGACATATGCTAAGTTGCTGGAATCGTACTAACCAACTGAGTGCATATGTTTATCGATCAGCTTTTCTATCTTATCCTGAACACGGAGGCCTAGAGGGAGAAGCTGAAAAATACCAGAGTGAGCCTGCTGATGCATTAACACCCAAGTCATGATTTGGCGACTCGGGCTAAGCTACCGACCTGCCGGAGGAAACCACCGCGAACGAGTTTTCCATGGCCAACTGAAATTTGATTAGCTCATAATAGATTCAATGGAAACATAATTAACTCACACTCATCTTCATTAGCAGTGATACCCCCGGTTGGCACCCATATTGTCGACAGGGTAGACCGTTGTGAGTCGGTTCTTGCTAAACTTGTGCCTGACAAGGCACGCAGCTGGACACCCCAGGGGCCTCTTTGAATAAGGGAGCCACCTATACGAGCAATGCTTTTTCCTATCATGATTTTGAAAACTGATACGACAAGAGGTCTTAACACATACGACTTTTATGAGATCA
This region includes:
- a CDS encoding hypothetical protein (BUSCO:EOG092655L0), whose protein sequence is MAGRQETINLDTLEPQQLAQVKKQLDEELEHLTTSFAQLHAAQNKFKDCLQCVKTRAAAPEGSNSVLVPLTNSLYVRGELTDADTVLVDVGTGFLVEKKLKSAEKFYESKVEELGNNLKDLEVIVQRKQTNARTIEEVLRQKIMAGQGQGDQQA
- a CDS encoding hypothetical protein (EggNog:ENOG41), with translation MTWVLMHQQAHSGIFQLLPLGLRVQDKIEKLIDKHMHSVGASRLSLSTISSEELWRKSDRLESVAPELFRLKDRKDTPLILSPTHEEEITTLVAGIVNSYKDLPIRLYQITRKYRDERRPRHGLLRSREFLMKDLYTFDLTTLEAVETYRQVSAAYRAFFDELKLPYLVAEASSGDMGGDLSHEYHLPSSVGEDTVVNCDSCGYTANDEVAALRPPSPAYDSSESPPASNFRVWRGISKDRKTLINAWYPRPSGTSAESGLNLHAVKSAVPELDATIEDPLPLWGVSLESGTTKVINVVDGRLVPAFERVRDQLPLLPKDLQRFQSEYSTIGSTASGGGLNLARIIDGDACPRCEDGALKIHRALECGHTFQLGTRYSVPLDACVTLPRSGIPATAAEEGLAPGSRIPLQMGCHGVGISRIFGAVAEILADEQGLNWPRAIAPFEVAIISTPDLAEDSLRIYDLLAAGDNSRNSLDVVLDDRQRSFVWKMKDADIVGFPVLVIMGRSYKENGTCEVQCRRLSIKETVKVDALPEFISNLLNQL